Proteins from a single region of Butyrivibrio fibrisolvens:
- a CDS encoding LysR family transcriptional regulator has product MLDFRIDTFLCVCRHLNFTKAAKELNITQPAVSQHIHHLENEYGTKLFTQDGKKLFLTDNGKLLYKKMNQIKNDDESLKEILSKNNHGLKDISFGVTMTIGEYIIADPISDYIKNHPDTNLKITFGNTSELLKKLSDGVIDFALVEGYFPENDYETLLFSKEEFVPVCSAKHSFNQKPRVIKDLFPERILIREPGSGTRNILERALALNNYSTSDFRNFTQVENMHAIISLIEKDCGITFLYKAAVASGLQSGYLKTIPLDDFRVKHDFTFIWPKDTVFSEEIRAICEEIQPITHSA; this is encoded by the coding sequence ATGCTGGATTTCAGGATAGATACCTTTCTATGTGTTTGCAGGCACCTCAATTTCACCAAGGCGGCTAAGGAGCTGAATATTACTCAGCCCGCTGTTTCTCAGCACATACATCATCTTGAAAATGAATACGGGACAAAGCTGTTTACTCAGGATGGAAAAAAACTTTTTCTAACTGATAACGGAAAACTCCTGTATAAAAAAATGAATCAGATAAAAAATGATGATGAAAGTCTCAAAGAAATACTTTCAAAGAATAACCATGGCTTAAAAGACATCTCTTTTGGTGTCACCATGACCATAGGAGAATACATAATTGCTGATCCGATCAGTGATTACATAAAAAATCACCCGGATACTAATCTTAAGATTACATTTGGCAACACATCGGAGCTTCTAAAAAAACTCTCCGACGGTGTTATAGATTTTGCACTTGTAGAAGGATATTTCCCTGAAAATGATTATGAAACGCTGCTTTTTAGCAAAGAAGAGTTCGTTCCTGTCTGTTCGGCAAAGCACTCTTTCAATCAGAAGCCACGCGTGATAAAAGATCTCTTTCCCGAGCGAATTCTTATAAGAGAACCCGGTTCAGGAACGCGCAATATATTGGAAAGAGCTCTTGCCCTGAACAATTACTCCACAAGTGATTTTAGGAATTTTACCCAGGTGGAGAACATGCATGCCATAATAAGCCTTATTGAAAAAGATTGTGGCATCACCTTTTTATATAAAGCAGCGGTTGCATCAGGACTGCAGTCCGGATATCTGAAAACAATCCCCCTTGACGACTTTAGGGTAAAACATGATTTTACCTTCATCTGGCCCAAAGATACTGTTTTCAGTGAAGAGATCCGTGCAATATGTGAGGAAATACAACCTATAACTCATTCTGCATGA
- a CDS encoding YeiH family protein, with amino-acid sequence MDFLKKNYMGVIVCFTIAVPSWLLGKRFPVVGGAVIAIILGMIIALFWNDKGKASDGIKFTSKMILQAAVVLLGFGMNLSVVLQTGKQSLPIIICTISTSLILSWILHKVMNIKGNTATLIGVGSSICGGSAIAATAPVIDADDDEVAQAISVIFFFNVLAALLFPSLGKLIGFDITTGEAFGIFAGTAVNDTSSVTAAASTWDSMWNLGSQTLDKAVTVKLTRTLAIIPITLVLAYMRAKEAKKDGSTTNGFSFRRAFPMFIVFFVLASIITTLCLEMGVPSDIFIPLKELSKFFIIMAMAAIGLNSNVIKLIKSGGKPILLGGCCWGGITVVSLVMQHVMGIW; translated from the coding sequence ATGGATTTTTTGAAAAAGAATTACATGGGAGTAATAGTATGCTTCACTATTGCAGTTCCTTCATGGCTCCTGGGAAAGCGCTTCCCTGTCGTTGGCGGAGCGGTGATTGCGATTATTCTGGGTATGATAATAGCCCTGTTCTGGAATGATAAGGGAAAGGCATCGGATGGAATAAAGTTTACATCAAAGATGATCCTGCAGGCGGCTGTTGTCCTCCTTGGATTTGGTATGAATCTTTCGGTCGTTCTTCAGACCGGAAAACAGTCACTTCCTATAATTATCTGCACGATTTCAACATCGCTTATCCTATCATGGATTCTTCATAAGGTTATGAATATCAAAGGAAACACAGCTACTCTTATCGGAGTTGGCTCATCAATATGCGGCGGCTCAGCAATAGCAGCTACGGCTCCTGTCATTGATGCGGATGATGATGAAGTGGCACAGGCAATTTCTGTGATATTTTTCTTTAACGTGCTGGCAGCACTTCTTTTTCCTTCGCTGGGAAAGCTTATAGGTTTTGATATCACAACAGGAGAGGCTTTCGGTATTTTTGCGGGAACTGCAGTTAATGATACTTCTTCCGTCACCGCAGCTGCGTCAACATGGGACAGCATGTGGAACCTGGGTAGTCAGACTTTGGACAAGGCAGTTACAGTGAAGCTTACAAGGACATTAGCAATCATTCCGATTACACTGGTTCTTGCTTATATGAGAGCAAAGGAAGCAAAAAAGGATGGAAGCACCACCAACGGTTTTAGCTTCAGGAGAGCATTCCCGATGTTCATAGTGTTCTTTGTTCTTGCTTCAATCATCACAACACTTTGCTTGGAAATGGGAGTACCTTCGGATATTTTTATACCTCTTAAAGAACTTAGCAAGTTCTTTATCATAATGGCCATGGCTGCTATAGGCCTGAACAGCAACGTGATCAAGCTCATTAAATCCGGTGGAAAGCCGATACTGCTTGGTGGATGTTGCTGGGGCGGAATAACAGTTGTAAGCCTTGTGATGCAACATGTAATGGGGATATGGTAA
- a CDS encoding PD-(D/E)XK nuclease domain-containing protein has protein sequence MQKTISFYDAGAEGFYHGLTLGLVALMDNQYKIRSNRESGDGRYDISMFPRKKKLPGIIMELKWDKDLDDKALDLLSSDALDQIQEKRYDAEMKEEGITDIVKIGVAFSGKKVKISTGIY, from the coding sequence ATGCAAAAGACCATAAGCTTTTACGATGCCGGTGCAGAAGGCTTCTATCATGGCCTCACTCTTGGACTTGTTGCACTAATGGATAATCAGTATAAGATTCGTTCCAACAGGGAGTCCGGTGATGGAAGGTACGATATCAGTATGTTTCCCAGAAAGAAAAAGCTACCTGGTATCATCATGGAACTGAAATGGGATAAAGATCTGGATGATAAAGCGCTTGATCTGTTATCTTCAGACGCATTGGATCAGATACAGGAAAAAAGATACGATGCAGAGATGAAAGAGGAAGGCATAACGGATATTGTTAAGATAGGAGTGGCCTTTTCGGGAAAAAAGGTAAAGATCAGCACAGGGATTTACTGA
- a CDS encoding DUF3791 domain-containing protein yields MDKKTLEFTVFVIHALADDWNKPYRRVYQILNESGILDSYILPCYDVLHTQGKQYLVEDITEFVKEKGVTV; encoded by the coding sequence ATGGACAAGAAAACATTGGAATTTACAGTTTTTGTAATTCATGCGCTTGCGGATGATTGGAATAAACCTTACAGAAGAGTGTATCAGATATTGAATGAATCAGGCATTCTGGATAGTTATATTTTGCCTTGTTATGATGTACTGCACACACAGGGCAAGCAGTATCTTGTGGAAGATATTACTGAGTTTGTCAAAGAAAAAGGAGTAACCGTATGA